The Phoenix dactylifera cultivar Barhee BC4 chromosome 12, palm_55x_up_171113_PBpolish2nd_filt_p, whole genome shotgun sequence genome has a window encoding:
- the LOC103719693 gene encoding histone H2AX-like: protein MSSTASTKGGRGKPKSSKSVSRSHKAGLQFPVGRIARFLKAGKYADRVGAGAPVYLSAVLEYLAAEVLELAGNAARDNKKTRIVPRHIQLAVRNDEELSKLLGTVTIANGGVLPNIHQTLLPKKAGKDKGGLGSASQEF, encoded by the exons ATGAGCTCCACGGCTTCTACCAAGGGAGGCAGGGGCAAGCCCAAGTCCTCCAAGTCCGTCTCTCGGTCCCACAAGGCCGGCCTCCAGTTCCCCGTCGGCCGGATCGCCCGCTTCCTCAAGGCCGGGAAGTACGCCGATCGCGTTGGTGCCGGCGCCCCCGTCTATCTCTCCGCCGTCCTTGAGTACCTTGCCGCTGAG GTTCTGGAGTTGGCTGGTAATGCTGCGAGAGATAACAAGAAGACTAGAATCGTTCCAAGGCATATACAGCTTGCAGTGAGGAATGATGAGGAGCTGAGCAAACTTCTGGGGACCGTTACAATTGCCAATGGTGGTGTTTTGCCTAATATCCACCAGACTCTGCTGCCTAAGAAGGCAGGGAAGGATAAGGGAGGGCTTGGGTCTGCATCGCAGGagttctag
- the LOC103719691 gene encoding uncharacterized protein LOC103719691 isoform X2 has protein sequence MGLVICYSGVPLHVRLRVLTVRAVNSSESSLDSVILKSGGSRLQVLQQVDELLRKGNERGALSLVKDLQGKPRGLQCFGAARQVPQRFYNLDELKLNGINTAAFLSPADITLGSIERNLQLVAVLGGFAAWLAFGFSQLQILYLSLGLLFLWTLDLASFDGGVRNLVLDTIGHNLSQKYHNRVIQHEAGHFLIAYLLGILPKGYTLSSLEALMKEGSFNVQAGTSFVDFEFLDEIATGKISAKEWLRSIFYLDILKVGLQTLISWINYLKAWGSHRRKRILR, from the exons ATGGGTTTGGTGATCTGTTACAGTGGTGTGCCACTGCATGTTAGGCTGAGGGTGCTGACAGTCCGAGCTGTGAATTCCTCTGAATCATCTCTGGATTCTGTCATTCTGAAGTCTGGTGGTTCACGGTTACAAGTCCTGCAACAAGTTGATGAGTTGCTGAGGAAGGGGAATGAGAGGGGAGCTCTCTCCCTGGTCAAGGATTTGCAGGGAAAGCCTCGGGGTCTTCAGTGCTTTGGAGCAGCAAGGCAG GTGCCACAAAGATTCTATAACTTGGATGAGTTGAAGCTAAATGGAATCAACACTGCTGCTTTTTTGTCTCCTGCGGATATAACTTTGGGTTCGATAGAGAGAAATCTTCAACTTGTTGCAGTCCTGGGAGGCTTTGCTGCATGGCTTGCATTTGGTTTTTCTCAACTACAAATATTGTATCTTTCCTTAGGTTTACTGTTTCTATGGACGTTAGATTTG GCCTCTTTTGATGGAGGAGTGAGGAACTTGGTGCTTGATACGATTGGTCACAATCTGAGTCAAAAATATCACAACAGGGTTATTCAG CATGAAGCTGGTCATTTCTTGATAGCCTACTTGCTTGGAATTCTTCCAAAGGGATACACATTATCAAGTTTAGAAGCCTTAATGAAAGAAGGATCATTCAATGTGCAAGCTGGAACGTCTTTCGTGGATTTTGAATTTCTTGATGAA ATTGCTACAGGAAAAATATCTGCAAAG GAGTGGCTACGGAGTATCTTCTATTTGGATATTCTGAAGGTGGGCTTGCAGACATTGATAAG TTGGATAAATTACTTAAAAGCCTGGGGTTCACACAGAAGAAAGCGGATTCTCAGGTGA
- the LOC103719691 gene encoding uncharacterized protein LOC103719691 isoform X1 translates to MGLVICYSGVPLHVRLRVLTVRAVNSSESSLDSVILKSGGSRLQVLQQVDELLRKGNERGALSLVKDLQGKPRGLQCFGAARQVPQRFYNLDELKLNGINTAAFLSPADITLGSIERNLQLVAVLGGFAAWLAFGFSQLQILYLSLGLLFLWTLDLASFDGGVRNLVLDTIGHNLSQKYHNRVIQHEAGHFLIAYLLGILPKGYTLSSLEALMKEGSFNVQAGTSFVDFEFLDEIATGKISAKMLNRFSCIALAGVATEYLLFGYSEGGLADIDKLDKLLKSLGFTQKKADSQVRWAVLNTILILRRHERARSQLAEAMSSGKSVGCCIDIIERSIDDADV, encoded by the exons ATGGGTTTGGTGATCTGTTACAGTGGTGTGCCACTGCATGTTAGGCTGAGGGTGCTGACAGTCCGAGCTGTGAATTCCTCTGAATCATCTCTGGATTCTGTCATTCTGAAGTCTGGTGGTTCACGGTTACAAGTCCTGCAACAAGTTGATGAGTTGCTGAGGAAGGGGAATGAGAGGGGAGCTCTCTCCCTGGTCAAGGATTTGCAGGGAAAGCCTCGGGGTCTTCAGTGCTTTGGAGCAGCAAGGCAG GTGCCACAAAGATTCTATAACTTGGATGAGTTGAAGCTAAATGGAATCAACACTGCTGCTTTTTTGTCTCCTGCGGATATAACTTTGGGTTCGATAGAGAGAAATCTTCAACTTGTTGCAGTCCTGGGAGGCTTTGCTGCATGGCTTGCATTTGGTTTTTCTCAACTACAAATATTGTATCTTTCCTTAGGTTTACTGTTTCTATGGACGTTAGATTTG GCCTCTTTTGATGGAGGAGTGAGGAACTTGGTGCTTGATACGATTGGTCACAATCTGAGTCAAAAATATCACAACAGGGTTATTCAG CATGAAGCTGGTCATTTCTTGATAGCCTACTTGCTTGGAATTCTTCCAAAGGGATACACATTATCAAGTTTAGAAGCCTTAATGAAAGAAGGATCATTCAATGTGCAAGCTGGAACGTCTTTCGTGGATTTTGAATTTCTTGATGAA ATTGCTACAGGAAAAATATCTGCAAAG ATGTTGAACAGGTTCTCATGCATAGCTTTGGCAGGAGTGGCTACGGAGTATCTTCTATTTGGATATTCTGAAGGTGGGCTTGCAGACATTGATAAG TTGGATAAATTACTTAAAAGCCTGGGGTTCACACAGAAGAAAGCGGATTCTCAGGTGAGATGGGCTGTGCTGAATACTATTCTAATACTGCGTCGTCATGAGAGAGCTAGATCACAGTTAGCAGAGGCCATGTCTTCTGGTAAATCAGTGGGGTGTTGCATTGACATAATAGAAAGAAGTATAGATGATGCAGATGTTTGA
- the LOC103698735 gene encoding nicotianamine aminotransferase 1-like, with the protein MIKEKMEKENARQIPTVKSNGVDLSNKKAIVTNCRVQCNPVLLLENKTSIRGVVGELLKTTNGEKPLISLGIGDASSFPCFRKGKERFAAAVADAVSSSSFDCYAPSYGFPFARRAVAEYQSRDVEHGIKEGDVYLTVGGTHAIHVCMMVLASPGANLLLPQPGFSPYVAACELYGIEARFYHLQPRHGWELDLTKVRSLTDANTAGIVIINPNNPCGAVFSSEHLHQIAETARDLNIPIIADELYGHMVYGDSKFVPLASFAHLTPVITIGALSKHWMVPGWRLGWIAICDPHETFKQVKVAIEMLLNVTSGPASVIQAAVPSILSDSHEEFHKNVLAVLESSAETLYTRIDQIEALQCYSRPQGSMFMMAEVNTSLLLGIEDDMDFARELVKEESVLVLPGFVIGLKNWVRIFFGVSPDLLSEACDRIESFCKRRHPTNLTC; encoded by the exons ATGATCAAGgagaaaatggaaaaagaaaatgcgAGGCAG attCCAACTGTTAAAAGCAATGGAGTTGATCTCAGCAACAAGAAGGCAATAGTGACCAACTGCCGAGTGCAGTGCAACCCAGTACTTCTACTGGAAAACAAGACATCGATAAGAGGAGTCGTCGGGGAGCTGCTGAAAACGACCAATGGGGAGAAGCCTCTCATCTCTTTGGGCATCGGCGACGCCTCGTCGTTCCCGTGCTTTCGGAAGGGGAAGGAGCGCTTCGCAGCGGCCGTCGCCGATGCGGTGTCGTCGTCGTCGTTTGACTGCTACGCTCCCTCCTATGGCTTCCCCTTCGCCCGCCG GGCAGTGGCGGAATACCAATCAAGGGACGTGGAGCATGGGATCAAGGAAGGTGACGTGTATTTAACGGTGGGAGGAACGCATGCGATCCATGTATGCATGATGGTATTGGCCAGCCCTGGAGCCAACCTGCTGTTGCCCCAACCCGGCTTCAGCCCCTACGTGGCTGCCTGCGAGCTCTACGGCATCGAGGCCCGCTTCTACCACCTCCAGCCCCGCCATGGCTGGGAGCTCGACCTCACCAAGGTTCGCTCGTTGACGGATGCCAACACTGCTGGAATTGTCATCATCAACCCCAACAACCCCTGCGGTGCCGTCTTCTCCTCCGAGCACCTCCATCAG ATTGCTGAAACTGCAAGAGACCTGAATATCCCTATAATTGCTGATGAGTTATACGGACATATGGTCTATGGTGATAGCAAATTTGTGCCACTGGCCTCCTTCGCTCACTTGACACCAGTTATTACTATAGGAGCTTTGTCAAAGCATTGGATGGTTCCTGGATGGCGTCTTGGATGGATAGCCATATGCGATCCTCATGAAACTTTTAAACAA GTCAAAGTGGCAATTGAGATGCTTTTGAATGTGACATCGGGTCCGGCTTCTGTAATTCAG GCTGCAGTTCCTAGTATTCTTTCTGATTCACATGAAGAATTTCACAAGAATGTCCTTGCAGTATTGGAGTCCTCGGCCGAAACACTTTATACAAGAATTGATCAAATTGAAGCACTGCAATGTTACTCAAGGCCTCAGGGTTCAATGTTCATGATG GCCGAAGTCAACACAAGCCTTCTACTTGGCATAGAGGATGACATGGACTTTGCTAGGGAGTTGGTAAAAGAAGAATCTGTCTTGGTGCTACCAG GTTTTGTAATTGGTTTGAAGAACTGGGTGAGGATATTCTTTGGTGTTTCTCCCGATCTACTAAGCGAGGCTTGCGACAGGATCGAGTCCTTTTGCAAGAGGCGACACCCAACAAATCTGACCTGTTAA
- the LOC103719690 gene encoding nicotianamine aminotransferase 1-like isoform X1, with product MAPPPSSEIPNGESNGVHVSNSELARVGNCRVECNPVLSQQKISIRGVVDELLKLANPEKGLVSLGVGDAASSRCFQKGKERFSEAVADAVSSSAFDCYAPSYGFPFARRAVAEYLSRDTKHGIREGDVYLTVGGTQALHVCLTVLASPGANLLLPRPGFAPYETACEIYGIEARYYHLQPHWGWELNLDQVRSLADANTVGIVIINPSNPCGAVFSPFHLQQIAETARDLNIPVIADELYGHMVFGDSKFVPLASFAHLTPVITIGALSKRWMVPGWRLGWIAICDPHETFKQVKVAIEMLMNVTSGPASVIQAAVPGILSNSHEEFHKNVLTVLESSAETLYTRIVHIEALKCHSRPQGSMFMMVEINPALLLGIENDMDFARELIKEESLLVLPGFVIGLKNWVRIFFGVPSDLLSEACDRIESFCKRRRPTN from the exons ATGGCACCACCACCCTCATCTGAG ATTCCGAACGGCGAGAGCAACGGAGTGCACGTCAGTAACAGCGAGCTTGCAAGAGTGGGGAACTGCAGAGTGGAGTGCAACCCAGTTCTATCACAGCAGAAGATCTCGATAAGAGGAGTCGTTGATGAGCTGCTGAAGTTGGCCAATCCGGAAAAAGGTCTCGTCTCCTTGGGCGTCGGCGATGCCGCGTCGTCCCGGTGCTTTCAGAAGGGGAAGGAGCGCTTCTCGGAGGCCGTCGCCGATGCCGTATCCTCGTCGGCGTTTGACTGCTATGCTCCTTCCTACGGCTTTCCGTTTGCCCGCCG TGCAGTGGCAGAGTATTTGTCAAGGGACACAAAGCATGGCATCAGGGAGGGGGATGTGTACTTGACTGTGGGAGGCACACAGGCTCTCCATGTGTGCTTGACCGTGCTGGCCAGCCCAGGAGCCAACTTGTTGCTGCCTCGCCCCGGCTTCGCCCCTTACGAAACTGCCTGTGAAATCTATGGCATTGAGGCCAGGTACTACCACCTTCAACCCCATTGGGGATGGGAGCTCAATCTTGATCAAGTTCGGTCCCTTGCCGATGCCAACACAGTCGGCATCGTCATCATCAACCCTAGCAACCCCTGCGGTGCCGTCTTTTCTCCCTTCCACCTCCAACAG aTTGCCGAGACTGCAAGAGACTTGAATATCCCTGTAATTGCTGATGAGTTATATGGGCATATGGTCTTTGGTGATAGCAAATTTGTGCCACTAGCCTCTTTTGCTCATTTGACACCAGTTATTACGATAGGAGCTTTGTCAAAGCGTTGGATGGTTCCTGGATGGCGTCTTGGATGGATAGCCATATGCGATCCTCATGAGACTTTTAAACAA GTTAAAGTGGCAATTGAGATGCTTATGAACGTAACATCAGGTCCAGCTTCTGTAATTCAG GCAGCAGTTCCTGGTATTCTTTCTAATTCACATGAGGAGTTTCACAAGAATGTCCTCACAGTGTTGGAGTCCTCAGCTGAAACACTTTACACAAGAATAGTTCATATTGAAGCACTGAAATGTCACTCAAGGCCTCAGGGTTCAATGTTCATGATG GTTGAGATCAACCCTGCCCTTCTACTTGGCATAGAGAATGACATGGACTTCGCTAGGGAGTTGATAAAAGAAGAATCTCTCTTGGTGCTTCCAG GTTTTGTCATTGGTTTGAAGAACTGGGTGAGGATATTCTTTGGAGTTCCTTCTGATCTACTAAGCGAGGCTTGTGACAGGATTGAATCCTTTTGCAAGAGGCGGCGCCCAACAAATTGA
- the LOC103719690 gene encoding nicotianamine aminotransferase 1-like isoform X2, with amino-acid sequence MAPPPSSEIPNGESNGVHVSNSELARVGNCRVECNPVLSQQKISIRGVVDELLKLANPEKGLVSLGVGDAASSRCFQKGKERFSEAVADAVSSSAFDCYAPSYGFPFARRAVAEYLSRDTKHGIREGDVYLTVGGTQALHVCLTVLASPGANLLLPRPGFAPYETACEIYGIEARYYHLQPHWGWELNLDQVRSLADANTVGIVIINPSNPCGAVFSPFHLQQIAETARDLNIPVIADELYGHMVFGDSKFVPLASFAHLTPVITIGALSKRWMVPGWRLGWIAICDPHETFKQVKVAIEMLMNVTSGPASVIQAAVPGILSNSHEEFHKNVLTVLESSAETLYTRIVHIEALKCHSRPQGSMFMMVEINPALLLGIENDMDFARELIKEESLLVLPAFAGTP; translated from the exons ATGGCACCACCACCCTCATCTGAG ATTCCGAACGGCGAGAGCAACGGAGTGCACGTCAGTAACAGCGAGCTTGCAAGAGTGGGGAACTGCAGAGTGGAGTGCAACCCAGTTCTATCACAGCAGAAGATCTCGATAAGAGGAGTCGTTGATGAGCTGCTGAAGTTGGCCAATCCGGAAAAAGGTCTCGTCTCCTTGGGCGTCGGCGATGCCGCGTCGTCCCGGTGCTTTCAGAAGGGGAAGGAGCGCTTCTCGGAGGCCGTCGCCGATGCCGTATCCTCGTCGGCGTTTGACTGCTATGCTCCTTCCTACGGCTTTCCGTTTGCCCGCCG TGCAGTGGCAGAGTATTTGTCAAGGGACACAAAGCATGGCATCAGGGAGGGGGATGTGTACTTGACTGTGGGAGGCACACAGGCTCTCCATGTGTGCTTGACCGTGCTGGCCAGCCCAGGAGCCAACTTGTTGCTGCCTCGCCCCGGCTTCGCCCCTTACGAAACTGCCTGTGAAATCTATGGCATTGAGGCCAGGTACTACCACCTTCAACCCCATTGGGGATGGGAGCTCAATCTTGATCAAGTTCGGTCCCTTGCCGATGCCAACACAGTCGGCATCGTCATCATCAACCCTAGCAACCCCTGCGGTGCCGTCTTTTCTCCCTTCCACCTCCAACAG aTTGCCGAGACTGCAAGAGACTTGAATATCCCTGTAATTGCTGATGAGTTATATGGGCATATGGTCTTTGGTGATAGCAAATTTGTGCCACTAGCCTCTTTTGCTCATTTGACACCAGTTATTACGATAGGAGCTTTGTCAAAGCGTTGGATGGTTCCTGGATGGCGTCTTGGATGGATAGCCATATGCGATCCTCATGAGACTTTTAAACAA GTTAAAGTGGCAATTGAGATGCTTATGAACGTAACATCAGGTCCAGCTTCTGTAATTCAG GCAGCAGTTCCTGGTATTCTTTCTAATTCACATGAGGAGTTTCACAAGAATGTCCTCACAGTGTTGGAGTCCTCAGCTGAAACACTTTACACAAGAATAGTTCATATTGAAGCACTGAAATGTCACTCAAGGCCTCAGGGTTCAATGTTCATGATG GTTGAGATCAACCCTGCCCTTCTACTTGGCATAGAGAATGACATGGACTTCGCTAGGGAGTTGATAAAAGAAGAATCTCTCTTGGTGCTTCCAG CTTTTGCAGGTACCCCATAA
- the LOC103719690 gene encoding nicotianamine aminotransferase 1-like isoform X3 has product MAPPPSSEIPNGESNGVHVSNSELARVGNCRVECNPVLSQQKISIRGVVDELLKLANPEKGLVSLGVGDAASSRCFQKGKERFSEAVADAVSSSAFDCYAPSYGFPFARRAVAEYLSRDTKHGIREGDVYLTVGGTQALHVCLTVLASPGANLLLPRPGFAPYETACEIYGIEARYYHLQPHWGWELNLDQVRSLADANTVGIVIINPSNPCGAVFSPFHLQQIAETARDLNIPVIADELYGHMVFGDSKFVPLASFAHLTPVITIGALSKRWMVPGWRLGWIAICDPHETFKQVKVAIEMLMNVTSGPASVIQAAVPGILSNSHEEFHKNVLTVLESSAETLYTRIVHIEALKCHSRPQGSMFMMVEINPALLLGIENDMDFARELIKEESLLVLPGTP; this is encoded by the exons ATGGCACCACCACCCTCATCTGAG ATTCCGAACGGCGAGAGCAACGGAGTGCACGTCAGTAACAGCGAGCTTGCAAGAGTGGGGAACTGCAGAGTGGAGTGCAACCCAGTTCTATCACAGCAGAAGATCTCGATAAGAGGAGTCGTTGATGAGCTGCTGAAGTTGGCCAATCCGGAAAAAGGTCTCGTCTCCTTGGGCGTCGGCGATGCCGCGTCGTCCCGGTGCTTTCAGAAGGGGAAGGAGCGCTTCTCGGAGGCCGTCGCCGATGCCGTATCCTCGTCGGCGTTTGACTGCTATGCTCCTTCCTACGGCTTTCCGTTTGCCCGCCG TGCAGTGGCAGAGTATTTGTCAAGGGACACAAAGCATGGCATCAGGGAGGGGGATGTGTACTTGACTGTGGGAGGCACACAGGCTCTCCATGTGTGCTTGACCGTGCTGGCCAGCCCAGGAGCCAACTTGTTGCTGCCTCGCCCCGGCTTCGCCCCTTACGAAACTGCCTGTGAAATCTATGGCATTGAGGCCAGGTACTACCACCTTCAACCCCATTGGGGATGGGAGCTCAATCTTGATCAAGTTCGGTCCCTTGCCGATGCCAACACAGTCGGCATCGTCATCATCAACCCTAGCAACCCCTGCGGTGCCGTCTTTTCTCCCTTCCACCTCCAACAG aTTGCCGAGACTGCAAGAGACTTGAATATCCCTGTAATTGCTGATGAGTTATATGGGCATATGGTCTTTGGTGATAGCAAATTTGTGCCACTAGCCTCTTTTGCTCATTTGACACCAGTTATTACGATAGGAGCTTTGTCAAAGCGTTGGATGGTTCCTGGATGGCGTCTTGGATGGATAGCCATATGCGATCCTCATGAGACTTTTAAACAA GTTAAAGTGGCAATTGAGATGCTTATGAACGTAACATCAGGTCCAGCTTCTGTAATTCAG GCAGCAGTTCCTGGTATTCTTTCTAATTCACATGAGGAGTTTCACAAGAATGTCCTCACAGTGTTGGAGTCCTCAGCTGAAACACTTTACACAAGAATAGTTCATATTGAAGCACTGAAATGTCACTCAAGGCCTCAGGGTTCAATGTTCATGATG GTTGAGATCAACCCTGCCCTTCTACTTGGCATAGAGAATGACATGGACTTCGCTAGGGAGTTGATAAAAGAAGAATCTCTCTTGGTGCTTCCAG GTACCCCATAA
- the LOC113463569 gene encoding pentatricopeptide repeat-containing protein CRP1, chloroplastic-like — translation MLLRRHLRRLRPKFPSRSNPLPIFYTSDSSPSQNSPAAGTSPPRKGRQAVRRFLKLLSPSSQNARDPNLSHSLDALRTSPATVSSGAAATLVSAVADPLLAFDFYRFLRSSRPHFRPDSSLLSALLRTQLRSRSPHPFRIRFYLDEMRKHGVALSPADFRSLFVGLFPERRDLARSLLEQLIEALGPSSEIYSIAVAILTENGLVDEAIKVSERAKAEIDNPALGFYSSLLNLYTVTGDGKAAMEAFLEMGERAILADEEIYRNLLGILCQVGWMKLSWVVLEEMMKNATFRPDEALSLDLMKGFLKQGMVSEAGFLLREGMIKKKESFFIFAEAMVEKRMVMEAFDLLRTVCEPEFYAASLIHGCGKLGLIEEAEKIFRDMKSLEGDKMLDSIYASMIYVYSKAGLRRPAEVAWEEMEVAGALSGEACLYMMSMYGELGLFEKVVKMFDRWLQRGVCVNVEGYGVLINSLVKAGKLNEARSQLSDMRSRGIRPTSSIYSLLMEGYLKAGLLNHALAVLEEHKISDLRIEDGVLASNIAHILIKAGRYHELDHYLDIFGRSAVKFSRENGAALIECCRDEPCLRRIISLIECRDQ, via the coding sequence ATGCTGCTCCGCCGTCATCTTCGACGACTCCGACCGAAATTTCCTTCCCGATCTAACCCTCTTCCCATTTTCTACACTTCCGACTCTTCCCCTTCCCAAAACAGCCCTGCCGCCGGCACTTCTCCTCCCCGCAAGGGCCGGCAAGCCGTCCGCCGATTTCTAAAGCTTCTATCTCCCTCTTCCCAAAATGCCCGCGACCCCAATCTCTCCCACTCCCTCGACGCCCTCCGGACCTCCCCGGCCACCGTCTCTTCCGGCGCCGCTGCCACGCTCGTCTCCGCGGTTGCCGACCCCCTCCTCGCCTTCGATTTCTACCGCTTCCTCCGCTCCTCGAGGCCCCACTTCCGCCCCGACTCCTCCCTCTTATCTGCCCTCCTCCGCACCCAGCTCCGATCACGCTCTCCCCACCCCTTTCGGATCCGGTTCTATCTCGACGAGATGAGAAAGCATGGCGTCGCCCTATCCCCCGCTGACTTCCGCTCCCTCTTCGTCGGTCTCTTCCCCGAAAGACGCGATCTTGCCCgctccctgctcgagcaattgATCGAAGCCCTCGGACCCAGTTCAGAGATCTACTCCATTGCCGTCGCAATCCTGACCGAGAATGGGCTCGTTGATGAGGCGATTAAGGTTTCAGAGAGAGCAAAGGCAGAGATTGACAACCCTGCGTTAGGATTCTATTCCAGCTTGCTGAATCTTTATACGGTCACTGGAGATGGGAAGGCGGCAATGGAGGCATTCTTGGAGATGGGAGAGAGAGCAATTTTGGCCGACGAGGAAATTTATAGGAATTTGTTAGGGATTTTGTGCCAAGTTGGGTGGATGAAGCTCTCTTGGGTGGTTTTGGAGGAGATGATGAAAAATGCTACCTTTAGACCTGATGAAGCTTTGAGCTTGGACCTGATGAAGGGTTTCTTGAAGCAGGGAATGGTTTCCGAAGCCGGTTTTTTGCTTCGAGAGGgaatgataaagaaaaaggagagctTTTTCATTTTTGCGGAGGCAATGGTGGAGAAGAGGATGGTGATGGAAGCATTTGATCTTCTAAGAACAGTCTGTGAGCCGGAATTTTATGCTGCTTCGCTCATTCATGGATGTGGAAAGCTTGGTTTGATCGAAGAGGCTGAGAAGATATTTAGAGATATGAAATCTTTGGAGGGGGATAAGATGTTGGATTCGATTTATGCTTCGATGATTTATGTGTACTCAAAAGCAGGATTGAGGAGGCCAGCAGAGGTGGCTTGGGAGGAAATGGAGGTTGCAGGGGCTTTAAGTGGGGAGGCATGCTTGTATATGATGTCTATGTATGGTGAACTTGGGCTCTTTGAGAAAGTAGTCAAGATGTTTGATAGGTGGTTGCAGAGGGGAGTTTGTGTGAATGTGGAAGGTTATGGTGTTCTTATAAATTCTTTGGTTAAAGCAGGCAAGCTTAATGAAGCAAGAAGTCAGCTTTCTGACATGAGAAGCCGTGGGATCCGACCGACTAGTTCAATTTATTCGCTTCTGATGGAGGGTTATCTGAAAGCCGGTCTTCTAAATCATGCATTAGCTGTGCTCGAAGAGCATAAGATTTCAGATTTGAGAATAGAGGATGGGGTTCTTGCAAGCAATATCGCTCATATCTTGATAAAAGCAGGTAGGTATCATGAGCTTGATCATTACTTGGATATATTTGGGAGGAGTGCAGTAAAGTTTTCAAGAGAAAATGGAGCAGCTTTGATTGAATGTTGTAGAGATGAACCGTGTTTGAGAAGGATCATCTCTCTAATTGAGTGCAGAGACCAGTAA